The Saccharomyces mikatae IFO 1815 strain IFO1815 genome assembly, chromosome: 15 DNA window accattgggtttAACACAATCAATCAGCGtatgttttatatacctctcttatataatttaagaaggaacgacttattcttaattattacaacttactaaacaactaattatcaacaattaTTTCTGTGTTAGGTTATTTTGGTGGTGATTTTTCTGAAATAGTAACATAAGTGTATATAAATTGAGTGGTTAGTATACGGTGAAAAAGTGGTATAAATCATTAGTCATATCATGCTTTTGGGTTATCACATTCAACatcttttaatttattTACCAAAATACAAATTCGAATGGACAAAAActaaatattttttcaatgaatctGTAAAATATATTACAATGAATCACCATCCTAAATACCACTTATTACCctttattcaaaaagagaTTCCCTTGGACACGAGGTATATCCAACATTATATTGATCTGGTGTAATACCTTGTTCTTTTAACTGATTTGCCCAATCATCAAGCTGTGCTCCAAATGCTTCTAGCCAAGGGCGAATGGGGTATTTACCGTACACGACTTTTTCAGCAATGACAACATCACTTTTATCTACGGCTTTAGCAAGAAGGCCATATGGACTTCCATCACGAGTATATTCATAAGCAATACCGCAGTTCTCATATTCATCTTCCCACTTCATTAGATCTCTATACACTTCTTCCCCTAAAACATGAATGAGTTTCATTTTGCTACACCTTTTTCAAGTTAATTTACAGCGAAAAATGGTATTCTTGCAACAAAGGCAACCATAGTCGTTTtaaatcaaattttttttagaaaatCTTCTATTTTGCAATCGTTGAGAATAGTTTAAACCAAGGAATCACAAAACTTCGTATGTGTCAAAAAGGTGAAAATAGTGCTGCATCTTTTCCTGATTTACTCCTGCAGGAAAAATGCTCGCGCGGCATTGTGCGCggctttttcaattttaagaaatttcttgagaaaaataaatgagCAAGTTTCCCTTCCATTTTCAACATATGATGGAAAAACAACATATTTCcattaaaagaaatcaaaaaaaaaaaaaagaaagggaTGAGAAAATTCCAAACAGATATGCAGAGCGAGAAATATTTTGCATTATGGATGAATATAAAGTTTGGTATTTTTATGGTTACGCGCTCTCAATTAGCAGTTTGAACCCAACAAAATTTATACTAATTTGTATCCAACTCTATTTCTGATAACTAATTACCCTATACGTTAATCCAAACCTCTGTTAAAattcaacaaaatgaagatatATAATGTAAACCTTTTCTCAACTCTATAAAAGGCGTCGAGGATAACTTTAATGttatttattctcttgAATGGTATCTTGCAAGTAGTTCActaaaagaattgaatcaaaaagaatgaagCTTGCGAATGTTCTCGGTGCCGTTGCTTTCACCAGCTTGATGGACTGGGAAGCTTCCAAAGAAGGATATGGCATTCAATATATTCAGTCCACAGATGGCAATGAGAATGGCCTAACAGCCGTTGCATTGGCAACAAATGGTTCATATATCGACGACATAACCGTTTATGGTGATAATCCCATTCTTCCCTGGCTGCAAGAGTTTTCCGCAGAGCTTGATGACTTGGCCCAGCAATTATACAGCCAGGGTATCAGTCAAACTCAATACAACGAAGGAAACGTGACCTGCTCAATTGATTTGATTTCGGACGAGACTATTAATGGTAGTACTCTTGACAAACGGGGAGGTAAGGCTAATAATTGTGGCTATTTTTGTGGAGGTAACTCATGCTCAGGTAAAAAATGTAGCAAGTGTAGAAAACATTTCAAAACTTGGCATTGCAAATGAAATGCGAAGTTCCAGGCCCAAAATCAATCGATTTAAAGAAGTTCAAAttaaaataagaaaattctaaaaaatttaaaaacattaaaaaattctaaaaactcaataaaaaaaaaagggataGAATCAGTTGAttgctttttttgtcttgttttttttttacagtTTATAATGAAACATAAATATAAtctagtttttttttttgcagaTGAAATTAAAAGTTTGGTAACTACTTTTTTCAGCGACCAGAACCAAACAAAAAGATTTGAATCATTATGACTCcaatcattttctttgatataaCTACCAATTAAATATTTGTTGTTCTTAGGTCCGTATGAACTGCTAATTTTTGACGTAGTGAATTACGATCTAGCTTATATGTCATAATGTAGTAAGATTATTGGACattcttattattatagAAGTAACATACATACTATTGTATTCTCTTGATGAGATACAATCCATTCTTATATGTACTATTGTCTTATTACTGCACCCCTTTTGCCTAGTAGCGATTAGTCATCTCGTGACTAATTGTAAATTAGTCATACTTCTTTAATTAGCATATTTTAACATTATGAGTAAATGGCGCAGGGCGTGTGGTGACGTAAGGAATTGCGATCTAGCTCATTAATCATAATTTAGTAAGATTATTGACCCTTTTTCATATATTACTATAAACTAGTCATACTTCTTAGGTTAGCACATTTTAATAGAATGATAATATGTGGCTATGAATCGATGTGAATTTggagaaattttttatgtttggGTGATTTAAttggtgatttttttaaattgtgataaatatatgtatataatgaGTAGACAGAATTTGGCAAAATACGTTATATTAGATGCAAGTAAgtgcatatatatgatatttgggTCCGTAGAATACATTATAAACACTAAAATGGGAATAAAAGTGGGTTTTATGGGTAAATGGCACAGGGTGTGAAGCGCTGAGGTAAGTGCcgtgtatggtgatgtatggtgatgtatagtggtaaccATGGCAACTGAGTGAGAGGTGAGGATGAGGAGCAGTGTGGCAGTAGGGTAAGATGGGAGTAGTGTATTTTTAGCATCCGTAGGCGTATGGAGAGCTGTTatgggaaagaagaaggcat harbors:
- the SMKI15G5210 gene encoding uncharacterized protein codes for the protein MKLIHVLGEEVYRDLMKWEDEYENCGIAYEYTRDGSPYGLLAKAVDKSDVVIAEKVVYGKYPIRPWLEAFGAQLDDWANQLKEQGITPDQYNVGYTSCPRESLFE
- the SMKI15G5220 gene encoding uncharacterized protein, producing MKLANVLGAVAFTSLMDWEASKEGYGIQYIQSTDGNENGLTAVALATNGSYIDDITVYGDNPILPWLQEFSAELDDLAQQLYSQGISQTQYNEGNVTCSIDLISDETINGSTLDKRGGKANNCGYFCGGNSCSGKKCSKCRKHFKTWHCK